The DNA sequence GGCAGCACCCGGAGTTTTTTCCGGGCCAGGGCAACACTGCCGGTAGGCGGCAGGAGTATCCGGGCCCTGGCGCCGTGAAAGACAATCAGGCCGACCCGGTCCCGGCGCTGATAGGCCTGCACCAGAAAAGACAGGGCGATCTGTTTGGCCGCAGCCATGCGGCGCTGGGCACTCATGGAACCGCTGGCATCCACCACCAGGAGCAGCAGGGCTTGAGTCTTACCGGCCCGACGTTTATAGCGCAGGTCTTCTCGAGTTAAGCGGGGGCCGTCCGTATAAACGCCAGGGTGGCGATGGGCTGCAGCCCGGAGGGTGGCATCGAGGGCCAGGTCCGGCTTGCCGCCATCCGGCAGGCGGGGTTTGACATAGCGGCCATGGCGGCTCTGGGTGGGGTTGGCTAATCTCCGGCCCCGTTTACCCTGAGAGACGCGGGGAAAGTAAAATTCCAGGTGCTTCAGCTGAAATGCGGGTGGACAGGCGAAGATCTGGGCCCCGTCCGAGATCGGTGCCTCTCTGATCAGGGGCTTTTTTTTTCCGTTGGGCTTGGGGCGGGCGGCTGTTTCGATTCGGTTTGAGCCGCGGCCTCTACCTGTTCGATGAGTCTGTCCGTACTAATTTCTTCATCATCCAGAGGATGCCTGGCCAGGCGATGGCGCAGAGCCAAGATGGCACAGCGTTTTACGTCTGCCAGGGTTATGACCCGCCGCCCTTCCAGCGCCGCTAGGCCAGCCGCCGCCCGGATAGTGGTCAGGTCCGCCCGGTGACCTTCGGTTCCCAGGGCCAGAGCCAAGCGAACCGCCAGACCCAGCTCCGCTTCCCCCACCTGCACCTCGGGAAGCAACGCCCTCGCCTGTTCTATCCGCCGTTTCAACGCGGCTTCGTTCTCCCCCTGAGCCCTGATAAACCCGAGCGGGTCGGCTTCAAAGGCCAGCCTCCGGCGTACGATCTCCCCCCTGGCCGCGGCGTCTGAGATACCCTTGACTTCCACACAGACACCGAAACGGTCCAGCAACTGGGGGCGCAACTCTCCCTCTTCCGGGTTCATAGTACCCACCAACAGAAAATGGGCCGGGTGCGAGATCGACACCGATTCCCGCTCCACCACGTTGACCCCCGAGGCGGCTACGTCCAGGAGCACGTCTACCAGGTGGTCCTCTAGAAGATTAACCTCATCGATATAGAGGATGCCCCGAT is a window from the Desulfobacca acetoxidans DSM 11109 genome containing:
- a CDS encoding ATP-binding protein, coding for MRSQPLIFPFTALVGQEDLKLALLLNAVNPTIGGVLIRGERGTGKSTAVRALANLLPEIEVVAGCVYGCHPQGIDGLCDDCRNRRVADNGLPVERRPVPVVTLPLGATEDRVLGTLDLEAALHAGRRRFEPGLLARAHRGILYIDEVNLLEDHLVDVLLDVAASGVNVVERESVSISHPAHFLLVGTMNPEEGELRPQLLDRFGVCVEVKGISDAAARGEIVRRRLAFEADPLGFIRAQGENEAALKRRIEQARALLPEVQVGEAELGLAVRLALALGTEGHRADLTTIRAAAGLAALEGRRVITLADVKRCAILALRHRLARHPLDDEEISTDRLIEQVEAAAQTESKQPPAPSPTEKKSP